In Hippopotamus amphibius kiboko isolate mHipAmp2 chromosome 6, mHipAmp2.hap2, whole genome shotgun sequence, the genomic window ATAGATGATTTTGAAAGCTGCTGCTCCAATGTTGACACGATGAGAAGAGTCTTTGATAAAATTGTGGAGCTGAGAGAAGAAAAGTTGCAGTTAATGGCTAACTAAATAGGAGTCTACATACGCACAAAACACCAAGCAATTGAAGGTCATggggtagaattttttttaaatcagaaaaatgaattaaatagtaaaggaaaaaaattgagaaattgaTCTACACTAAAAATTTTCTACATTAGGAAGACTTCATTAAAGGAATGAACTGACAAGCATAAACTAAGAAAAGATACATTCAAGATATACAACTGACAAAAGgttaatatttaatacatatagtttcctacaaatcaataaatgaaagaTAGGCATGTCAAAAAAAACTTAAGTAGGAACGTCACAAAAGAGGACACCCGTATAGTTTGCTAAATACCGAAAAATTTGCCACCTCATTTAGTAACTTAGAATTTGTAAGGGAGTTTCATGTTTAGATACTACTACTCAAAAGAATGGATAAAAGCATGAAAAGTGACCATTATCAAGTATAGGAAAGAATAGGATGCAAAGGAATCTATCGACACTGCTAGAATGaatattaatttgtaaaaaaatagaaattatttgctACATATCCTCTGACTCAGAAAATCTCTCTATTGGAAATTTAGACATATGCTTGCTGAAAGACAAGAATGAGAATGTTGGCGACAAGTATTTGCGATAGttaagaattagaaataatatacTAGTCCTTTCACAGTAGAATGGTTAATTAAACTGTTATATACTAATCTGTCATTATACAGATATAAAAAGACTAAACTGTTGCTGaatacaacatggatgactctAGCAATTAAAATTTGAATGGAAGAAGCCAAAAACAGTTATTGTGTTATTCCATTCATACAAagcttaaaaacaagcaaaaataatcGAAGGTGTTAGAATAGTAGTTACCTTTGGGTAGAAGgggaaaatagcaaataaaaggAGGACAGTGGTCCCTGGAGTGATGGCTAAATTCTGTTTCTTGCCCTGGGGATTGGTAGCATGTGGCATTTACTTTGCGATACCCATTAAATTGAATACTTATGACCTGTGGAATTCTCTGCATATCTGTTATCTGTCaataaaaagttattataaaCAATTTCTTCTCAATTTATGGCATAGGAGTTATAGTGATAGAAATACTCCTTTACACATGTGGAACTCAGTGATAGAGAACATGCTTAACAGATTTTGAACACTAAAATAATACATACTTTCCTAATCTCAACCAATTTCATTAGAATAATGGATTCATTATTTACAGAAATCTCACTATTCCTGTTCTGACTGTaatgcttaaaaaacaaaatgcaaaggtCTAAAATTGTTCTGTTCTCGAAAACAAGATTTTTGAAAAGCCTGAAAGAGATAGTGCTTGCAAAGCACTAGACATGGTGCTTAGTTCACAGAAGCACTCAAAAAAGTATGAAAGTGACTATAAAAGACAGCAGGTGCTAATTTTCTGTTACTGTGAAGatgtttttaaaggaagtttggagctgttgatttaaaaaaatgtgaggcAATGGGCATAACACCACTAAGATTAAAAAATTGCACTGTGTCAACCTTTGTTATAAGTGGACAACTTTAATACTAAAAGACAATGGAATAGGTGTAGAGTGATGGGggtggagaaaaaagaatctgCAGTGACAAAGAGGAAAAtagcaaaatgtattttatgaataGATGAAGAGATTTTTACCAACCGTTCAGCTTTCAGTACAtactttttttccatcttaatCAAAATACATTCCACTCACAAAATCCATATAAAATACTTTCCAAAATGTAATTTCCAGTGATATTgataattaaaaagaattatttctccAGGGTTTCCTGAGGTTCCCATATCTATGTACTGTTATAAAGGAATAACAACACTGAAAAGTTTGTTGAAGGCTGTTTTGAGACAAAAGCTCATGTTTAGTGACTGAATTTAGATAATTCAAATCACTGCAACTCACATTTATACTAAGAAATAACTCATTTTCAGCAGGAGGTCATGAACAGTGCAACAGGCTGGAGCACAGAAGTTGACAATGGGCGTCAAGGATGACCTAGAACCAGGGAGACAAAAAGCCTAGAAGAGAAACAGGAGCAGGACCAAGATCCTGGACTTCTCCCacaaaaagcttttattttaccaAGACCTAGGGAAAGCTGACTGATACTTAGCAGATGACTTCATTGTAGTCATTGTCTGTTATTAAATGAAATCTCCTATATTTACCTGGCTGTgtgttaagcatgtaaatttcATGCAATTTATCTtactacatttttatttgtaaaaaaagagaaaatgactatCTCTTTAagaaatcacttaaaaaatattacaagactCAGACAACTGGATGGACCCCATAGAATTGCCAAATAATATACTAACACtgtgtactttaaatcatttttggCTTGGTGAGTGAGGGGTGGGGTTGGAAACTGAAATCCAGCCAGAACCTTTAACCACACTATTTGCATAGCTACCTTATGTAAACATCTAGAATCTAAGAACAGAAATTAATTGAACActgcattcattaaaaaaatttgattaGACACAAAGAACTACTTTACTATAAACTATACTGTTAAAGAAAGTATGGAACTTCCTCCAAGAAGAACTGTGAATAATCAGCCATCTTTTCAGGTATACCTTTACTGATGGACGACACTTAGATGAAttgcaaataaaaatggaaaaactatttcctgatattttctggaaaatatgAGTAATGAGtatttgaagaaacaaaaatttacacatattttgttttaCAATGCCAGAAAGAAACCAAGTTTAATTGTATCACATAAAGCAATTATCTTACTCATCACTGAGCTTCGGTTTTGCAATATCAATGGCAGCTTGATGGAGCTCCCACATGTAACGGattgctgtgtcctcatctgtGTCATACTGAGGAATATCTTTGATAGTGGAAACCATCTTTCTGGACTGCAGGTACTATAGAATGAATACCATGATTTAGGtgaataaaagactttaaaataaaattaaaataaatttaattaccAGTGTCATGaattcctgaaaaagaatacTGTGAAATACTCATCTAGCTgattatttagaaatgaaatttattttcaaaataaattttaacacttAAAGGTGCCATTTAACTTTACTGGTTTGCTTTACAGAAAGATTTATGCTAATCTATTTGCAGAGACAAACATAATTTGGTCATTATTACATCAATTCTACggaaaaatcttttttataaatACAATTATACCAATTTGCTATTAACTATTTGGTATCATTTCAGGATACTAACAGGAACAATTCGAGGGGGTAGGGACAAAACTCTGAACTTACAATTTCATATGCATATAAATGTGAAGTTTAgtctatttttaaatcataaaccCAACAGAAGACCTTCAGTGTCTTCATTCATTCCATTCATAAAAATATCATTGCATTCTTTTACCTTATAAAATCGATTGGCTGTATCCATAGCTTGTGGATAAGATGCACGGCATTCCTCAATTGAATAACAGAAGTTAGATCTGTACTCCTCTCGAGATATTAACTCTACCTCATATGGCAAATTCCCCAAAAACTCAGATTCAATTGCACCAAGGAAATTTAGAATAATCACATAGTGGTTAAAGCCTGTAATGTAATAGGAGAAAGGTATCTGGAATCATTAACTTTCTATACAGAGCAGGAGTTGACAAGATGACTAAGGCTTAGTCTATATAATTTAGCCTGCAACATTATAAACCTACAAACCATTATGTTGAATTTGTTGGTTTTAGGAAATGCATCACAGCCAGGAAAGTTTCCATCAGAGGCATGCTCTGGGTGCAGATATTTGTGTATGAATCTACCTAATTCGACCCAGTTCCAAATTATCTATGTCCTATATTTATTTACCTCTCAAATAGGAAGTAAATAATAAGATGACTGAGGAAAACATTTACTATAGTTTAGGTATATACATAGATGATGTTAGGTATATTCATAGATGTTACTTGTGGAGATTCTTTGCCTAAACTGAGGAAGAGGTTTTGAAGTGACTCCCTTGTTCTGTCCTCTCAGCTCTCTTAGGGATGGTTCTGAATCCCAACTAACTTTCTTTCCAATCAACCTTGAAtacattttctcagttttcagtTTGGTATCTTTCTTCTGGTTCTTGGTGCTAACTCATGTCAATCAAGTACTCACTCTAGTATATTCTGCCTTTAGAATTTTAATCTAGTTCTTGACTCCTGGGTTCATCTTGTCTACCAGGATTCTggcagctcccaggcctgggTTATTCCTAGGCCTACTTTTCAGCCTGGCTTTGGTCACAGGCATGAATCCATAACTTCTGTTAATGAAATACATCCTCCCTCATTCTTGCTTGACTAACCAGAGAACTATTTTGATTGTTAATCTAGCTGTAAAGGAGAAGCCAAGGTACTAGTGATACAAAACataagggagaagacacaaatgatagatagatatttcAAGGAATATTTTCAAGCCTTTAGATGACAAAGCATTTTCTCACTATTTGAAACTTGGTGTACTAGGTGTCGTCATTCCACGTATTTCTACTTTTAACCTTAACTTTGAAATTTGAGTGGATAATTGTCAGTTTAAACTTGACTTTGGACTGTCTACACTGGGCCTAGAAGAATTTTGTTCACTACCAAGTAcaatctttattttgaaatgtacctTTACAAAAGTCCCTTTTGCAAAACTTTGTAGCTAATGAAGTTATATTTCTGAATAAACCATTGAGAAGGAGCAGATATGTTAGATGTCACCTCTAGTGAAATTGTTCTTTAAGGCCTGAAATAAGACTTgcaattggaaataaaaaaatgattatCAAGTGTTTTTGCAGATTAGGGGTTTAGGAAGGCAAATTGGAATAGtgattaagaaaatgaattttcgAGATAGAAAGATGAATGTTAAGACTAGCTTCGTGATAAAAAAGCGAATTACTCAACCACTTTTAGCTTCTGTTTGATTATTTATATTATGAAGATATTAACTTTAAGATCATGGTAAGGGTTGAATTAAACTATATCTCTAAAGGGCTCGAGTAAGGTGCTAGAATGTAGAAAGTGTGAAATAAATAGCTAGTTGGAGAAAGGGCTGGTAATGTGTGGAATAAGCAAGAGAAAGTTTGAAAAATGGGGTACCTATAaggatcattttcttctttagtaTTTATCTAAAATTAACAATGTGCTGTACATGATTTTAGAAAAGGCCATAGTAAGAGTTACCATTcttatttggttttttaattgaTTAGCCCCTAGGGAGATTGCACCGAAAATTGTATACGTTTACAAAGGAAATATCAGGATTTACCCCAACTTAGCCTAACTcatagaaaagcagaaagagcaaGACCCACAGCCACAGAATCGGTGAAGAAGCATGGAGAAAACATGACGCTTACCTCCCCAGCCACTGTCGATAGATATGCAGCTGGAGCCTCCAGCCTCATAAGCACACATTGAACTGTTGAGAGGCGCTGAAAATCTATCTGCAGAGTAAACAGAGTAGGTGGAAAAAGTTGAACCTTTGAATAGAAAGTCATAAGAGAGGAAAAGGCTCATATACTCCCCTCTAAAAAGTAGGAAGAGGATTATGCCTGCTAATGATATGGTCTATTCGTAGCATTTCATTCACTTGGAGAACTGGAAGCTTCTCAGAAATTGCACCTTGTTCAGATTCCttcttggtttttttcccttgttttaaaatttttctttattttttatttttattttatagactcCTTCTTGACTAAGCTGGACCCGCAGAGTGTTTCCCACAGGCCATCCATCTCTGTTGGTCACTTGTTTCTTCCTAAATGAATCAACAGTTGCTTGCAATAATTCACATGGGCCAGAAGTTTTTTTTCTATACAAAGGCACCACATTCTAGTCCTTGTTTCATTCTGGACTCAGTCTAGTCACATTCAAAGaagacactttggaaaataatttcatgaGAATGGGAAGCTGGTTCAGTTCAAGAATCTTAGTAATAAGAAAattgatggaagatgccttagaggactgggacggggagggtgggggggactcgagggagggtggggggtgttgagggagggagggaatatggggagatgtgtataaaaacagatgattgaacttggtgcaccccccaaaaagataaaaaaaaaaaaaagccaaaggagACAAAATAACAGGCGGTAATGAGATACAGTAACAAAGAGAACAGCAGTTATGTGCTAATTTAATTTAGTTAATTTACAATTTAGTTACTTTCTAAAAAgctctaattttctttctgattcactgCTGTTTGTTACCATTTAAGAAATCATCCTGTGAGCATTTCTCTGATACTCGCAATCAGGAAGGTGGTAACCATTTCTAACCAAATGCCCACCTTTTGCCAACTTCGCTCTTTTTATGCTACCCCCTCCTAGCatttttgaccaaaaaaaaaaaatctacttttatATATACTTTCCATGATTGGTAAAGCATAATCATCTCCACCTCACGATCCAGCCAACACTTGGCTAAGATGcatataataaaaattctttaacattttctCATTAACAAAATACTCCAGTCTTAAAATTGTTACAGTTTTCCTTTTGTGAGCTCCTTTGCATTGAATAGAATCTTCCAGCATTTGTAGCACCTGAATCTGAGAAGGTAAATGCTGGAAGCATTGTCACTAGGATGGCCACCAACTAACCTGTAAAATAGTGCCGCTATCTGCTGCTCAGAATAAGCCTTGGCCCTCTTGGCTGCCCTCCCGCGTAATTCTTTTGAGTGCTGTCTGTCCTTCTGTACGAACATGTGCCTAATCTGACCAACTGTCACTCTGCCCTGACTGATACCTGGATCTGAGTATGTGACCAccaccccccatacacacacacacacacacacacacacacacacacacacacacacacttgcctgACCTGCCTGGGGTCAGCTGTGCCGTCTGGAGCAatggtttttaattctttttaataaaatttatttgtttaaaaaaaaaaaaaagaactagagagagaaaaattcacATGAAGAAATTCACCTAAACTGAGGGAGAAAATAGGAGAGCTTCCTAGAAACACGAGTTCCGAGCTGAAGCATCACACTTTACTCAATTTCTCCATCCTACTTGTTTGGGTACAAGAAGAAAGTGGTCTAGTTATTGGATCAgttcttcccttttttcattcctttcttctgcctgaatCTAACAACTAAGAGAAAGGAGACTGTGCATTGAGAGCCATATCTTAGTTACTCTTTCCACTAACATTGATGAGGGAAAATATGTTCCTTACCTTAGTTTGCATACAACTTTGCCCTGGGTTTCATAGTAGAAAGAAGCTTTTGTCATATTTCCTATAATAATCTCACCTTATGAAACAGAGGTATTTATAGTACCACATTTCTCTGAGAAGCTAGTCAGGCtttaagatgatgatgatgatatttcaAAAACTGAAGATTTTTAATCTAGAAGGGGACATTTCTTCTGCAAGCAATAAGCTTTTACAGTTTATAGGAATGTACTTTAAAAgctgcatttttttaaaccagaaagtctataaaatgtaaagaaaattatGTCAAATAATTTTACTAAGCGAAAGAAGTATTTGATTAGGTCATAAGAAGGCCTGAATACTGGAAAATCAATGATTATATTGACTGCACACTCCATGAATCTTCAGGCAGTAACACTTAAATAGATTAGCTATAATGATACTCtcagtaacaaagaaaaaaaaaagcaaccttccttggaaataattaaaatgtacatacctgTTTTAAATAGCTTTCCATAAAATAAAGTCAGTGCCCAGAGTACATTGCCTCTAGTGTTTTCtccaaataaagcaaaatatttgtTTGATTCTGTTATAAGGATCTTATATATTTTTAGTCTATCCATATATTTCCAAAGATCAACGATTATCTTGTTATTCTGTACTGGAAATTCTGCTATGTCCCCATTAATCTGGTCCCAAAAAGGGGGGTAGTTGTCATTTTCATTGGTGGCTGATCCTGGATTTGGGGCCAATCCCACAGAAAAGAAGCTCAGGAATAGAAAAGTGGGGATCATCAAAGAACACCACATCCTCTCACTGACTATTGTGCTTGAGACTAAGTCTCAAACAAGAGCAAGTTATATAGCAGGTGGGAGCCAATCCTTTTGCCAATTAAAGAATGACGAATCTTCGCACTGATGAGACACTGACCAGCAGGAACTTGAGCtggtgaacaaataaatgagcatCTGCTGACATAGATTTAGTAACTAAAATCGTTAAAGGCTATTGCAAAATGCTT contains:
- the LOC130855990 gene encoding protein LEG1 homolog, coding for MWCSLMIPTFLFLSFFSVGLAPNPGSATNENDNYPPFWDQINGDIAEFPVQNNKIIVDLWKYMDRLKIYKILITESNKYFALFGENTRGNVLWALTLFYGKLFKTDRFSAPLNSSMCAYEAGGSSCISIDSGWGGFNHYVIILNFLGAIESEFLGNLPYEVELISREEYRSNFCYSIEECRASYPQAMDTANRFYKYLQSRKMVSTIKDIPQYDTDEDTAIRYMWELHQAAIDIAKPKLSDESLYSSKTERDFSLDFLLAMEFCEAALYRPYFESSAEFLVGFPHRLLTDQDRDILISNLSVREKALLNAVKLISETNKITGGLFLTTWKMAMNSEFARAAGRFLIKRLLSIPSL